AGCGCCGCGGCGGCCTGCCGCACATCGTAGTCCATCCCGACGAGGGCGAGGCCTACTCGATCGAGTTCGCCGACCCCACCTACGCGGCCTGGATCACCACCAACCCCGAGGTCGACACGCACACGCTGCGCTACGTCTACACGTCGATGACCACGCCGTCGACGACCTACGACTACGACATGCGCGCGCGCACGCAGGAGCTGAAGAAGCGCACGAAGGTGCTCGGGGACTTCGATCCCGACGACTACCAGAGCCGCTACCTGTGGGCCGAGGCCCGCGACGGCACGCGGGTGCCGATCTCGCTGGTCTACCGCAAGGACCTGCTCGACCGCGGCGAGAACCCGCTCCTGCTGTACGGCTACGGCTCCTACGGCTCGAGCATGTCGGCCACGTTCTCGAGCTCGCGCCTCAGCCTGCTCGACCGCGGCTTCGTGTGGGCCATCGCCCACATCCGCGGGGGCGAGGAACTCGGCCGCGAGTGGTACGAGGACGGCAAGCTGCTCAACAAGATGAACACCTTCACCGACTTCATCGACTGTGGCCGCTACCTCGCCGAGGAGGACTGGGGCGACCCCGATCGTCTGTACGCCTGGGGCGGCAGCGCCGGCGGACTGCTCATGGGTGCGGCCGTCAACATGGCCCCGGCTCTGTTCGACGGCGTGATCGCATCGGTGCCCTTCGTCGACGTGGTCACCACCATGCTCGACGAGACGATTCCGCTCACGACCTTCGAGTACGACGAGTGGGGCAACCCGAACGATCCGGTCTACTACGAGTACATGTTGAGCTACTCGCCCTACGACCAGGTCGAGCCCCAGGAGTACCCGCACCTGCTGGTCGCCGCCGGTCTGCACGACAGCCAGGTGCAGTACTGGGAGCCGGCCAAGTGGGTGGCCAAGCTGCGCGCCACGAAGACCGACCACAATCGCCTGCTCCTGTACACGAACATGGAAGCGGGCCACGGCGGCGCCTCGGGCCGCCTGTCGCGGCAGAAGGAGACGGCGCGCAACTACGCCTTCCTGCTCGATCTGGCCGGGGTGGCCGACCGCGCACCCGCCAGCTCGATGTACTGAGCGCGTGCGATCCACGGCGGAGGACGAATCACCTCCGCCGTGGATTCCGCGGTTCAGGGGTGCAGGGCGAAGTAGGCGTCCTGGATCCGGCGAGTGATCGGCCCGACCCGGCCGTCACCCACGGGCCGCCCGTCGATCATGGTCACCGGCATGATCTCGGTGGTGGTCCCCATCACGAAGGCCTCGTCGACGCGGGGGAACTCGTCGACGGCCACCGCCCGCTCCTCGACCGGGATGCCGAGCTCACCGCACAGCCGCAGCACGACCTCGCGGGTCACGCTCGGCAGGATGCGCTTGCCCGAGGGATGCGTCCGCAACACCCCGTCGCGCACGAAGGCCACGGTGGTGTGCGATCCCTCGGTGACCACGCCGTCGTGCACGAAGATCGCCTCGCGCGCGCCCGCACGACGCGCGTCCTCGCTCGCGAGCACGTTGGCCAGCAGGGCGATGGTCTTGACGTCACAGCGGCCCCAGCGCTGGTCCTCGAACGTGGCCGCAGCCGCTCCGTCCCGCCAGGCATCGATCG
This sequence is a window from Candidatus Krumholzibacteriia bacterium. Protein-coding genes within it:
- a CDS encoding aminotransferase class IV, encoding MSDDAVVFLNGGFVPLAEARISPEDRGFLFADGVYESIRYYPSPDGGIGVLFELDRHLQRLRASLDEIRLRGVDVDALGEVLPELIRRNGLEGSPSSIYVQVTRGVAPRTHVFPDASTPPTVYARARYFDPPIDAWRDGAAAATFEDQRWGRCDVKTIALLANVLASEDARRAGAREAIFVHDGVVTEGSHTTVAFVRDGVLRTHPSGKRILPSVTREVVLRLCGELGIPVEERAVAVDEFPRVDEAFVMGTTTEIMPVTMIDGRPVGDGRVGPITRRIQDAYFALHP